The DNA window TTTTACAGGGTGCAAACAAACCCATTGCTTTAACTGATTTTGTTCCAAAAATAGAATCTAATTTGCAGAAGATGACAATTTTCACTGTCTATGAACTGACTTAGAGAAGATTAAGGAAAATAGTAATGCCATGTGACTGCTTGTTATGAGACTAGCTTTTGTTTCCTCATTCAGtccaaatttttttcataaaacaaATAATTCAGATAGTTGAAATAGCAAGAGAGAGAAATCATTCtgtttgaaaaatgaaaagggcAAATATAATGATGTCTTTTACTTTCGATGTTAATTGATAGATTTTCCATTTGGCAATGACTCATATAAGAAaacaacattatcatttagTCAGTTACAACTTTATTGGGAAGGAAATTACTGATATTTCAAATCCAATTTCTCAAAACAAACGCCATATAATAGGTGAAATCATGCTCCCatttgtttaaatataaaagaaagtCATAAGAGAAACCAACCTTATGCCTAAGCCTATGGATAAATTCCTCGAAATTGGCACGCCAAACAACTATGTCATTTTCTGCAGCCTCTCCATCTATATTAGGCTCTGAAGCCTCAAGCTTGCGCTGTAAAATAGAGAATAAAGATTAGGCCGTGAATTATCTTCTTAGTTTAACAAATGACTAGCTAACAACCTTTTCTCCGGCATGTTTTTCCGGGAATTTATTATGGTCCTTTTCTCCATTAACATTTAATTCGGCTTCTAGATCAACTGAAAATCTTTTCGCATCCATAGGCACTGCTGCTGCTATAACACTTTGTTCTAGAGTTGCTGATTCTACGGCTATCTGCAAGTATTTGTAAAATGTAAGCTTCTAGATCTTCTAACATGCAGAATTCAGTAAGCAGATGGCATTTGTGAATCTGATTTTAGGAAAGTCACTAACTATCATTTCAAATGAAGAAATCTCATCACTCATTTTCAGAAAGTTAAGATTCCTTTAATCCTAGAAAACAACAAATTGAGACATCAATTGCAGCATAGTTGCTTTCTAACCCCTTCCAGAAAGAATGTCATTCTGTTTTCATTAATGGACAAACATAATTGATCACACTTTAAGTTAGCTTGTATGGAGTGGATGAATGGCCTATTTGTTATTTTTCCCTTTTTTCCCTCTTACTTTCTCTTTTCAACTGCAAAATCatgtaaattattttagtaatcTCCTGAAGCACTGTATACCAACTTCAAGTCTATCACTCCTAAGGTGGTGTTACCGACAAAATAACATGAAAAGAAAATCAAGCCTCTTCATTTTACAATCTCTAAGGACATTCCAAATACAACAGAACCTAGTACCAATCACATTTCTCCAACTTCCAAGGCCATTTAGGTATGAGTGCAGATGGAACAAAATTGTCCACTTATTCAGTTATGTCAAGAAATAAGCAAATACTATCATGAGTTGTCAACGATTATTTCTAATTCCATAAAACATATAAGGAATTTCTATGCAATGAGGCAATAACCTTAGCAGACTTAGCACTTCGCTTCTTTGCACGAACTTCTTCTTCAGTAGGTGGTGCAAGAATTGGTTCAGGGGCAGGACAATGCTCAATAAAACGAGCAATTATAAGTTTACGCAAGCTTTCTTGTAAAGCATCTACACCTACACTATTCCCTGAGCACACACAAAGATAATCATAAATATCCAAATTCATTGATAAAACCGAGTCAAGTATCTGAAATACGGAAGCACTTAATCTGACTAtacatcaataaaattaaaagaagatTCTAGTTTACCTTCCCTTTGACTTGAATTGACTCTATCAACAATTTGTTTCACATTAAGCctaccatgctgaagtaatcccTCAACAATATCTACACACTGACGAAAACAGACACGAATATTTAACAATCTAAAactcaaattaataaaacaaaacagaacaataaactaaattaactgACCAATTTATCCAAATCCTGAGAGACAATAgctaaaaatttggaaaaccGAACGCGGTGGAGAATGTTATCAAACACCGCAATGTAATGAGGAATTAGTTTGGGATCATCTCCGTAACGGAAAGCTTGAGCGCAATTGTGTTGGACTAATACGAGTAGAGTGTTCTTCACTTGCTTGTGATTTAGCTGTGTGAATTGCATTATGCTTTGGATTGTTAACGGTCCTTTGAGAAGTAGACATTCGCATACTTTCTGTTCGGTAAATTTTGAAGAAAAACGAAATCAGATGATATTAATAATAGTAATGATAAAATGAATTTCGCGATGttctttaaaattaaagagagagagagagagacttACAGCGACTTGATCGCCGAAGTGATTGGTGATGATGTGATTGGCGTATTTGATTCCGTACGGCGTTTTCACCATCTTTTGGTTGTTTGGAGCTGCTGCTTCTTCGCTGTTATTCGCGTGAGAGGCGAGGCGGGAAGAGATGGAGAATTGTTAGGTTTTTGACAATTCTTATATGTAATATGAATAAATTTCACTTTGGAACACAGAGGGGTCAATAGCTCAGTGGTAGAGCATTTGACTGCAGATCAAGAGGTCACCGGTTCGAACCCGGTTGGGcccttttttaatttcttactcttttttttttttggaatccTTTTGAATAAAACTTTACTCTTTTTCTTTGAGAGAAAAAAAACCCTTAATCAAATAGAATAATTCTcataaattttgaaatgaatcgttatttaaattgtgtaatcttgaaaaaaaaaaactaaaaacaaatattatttagtaCAATAAGATATTTTAATTGAAGTGAGAAACAATCATGTCACATTTAAATATTCATTACGTTTCAATAGAATtgtatattttcattttatcagacaatttaaaaaaattaatattatgaatgtttttaaatttatctatttttttgttatgtctttatttaatataatcatcAATTTACTTTGTTAGAATAGTTTGACTTATTtctttacatatatatatatattttaatagatGGTAATATATTAGATAATTagtacatttaaataaaaataaaaataaatcatttttaagaCTGTTTATCAAAAAGGAcaagaattttaaaatagaaaaatatgtCAATTCTATTAAGACGAGagataaaatatatacaaattaacTCAAACGGAAAAAGAAATAAACAGTTGGGGAGGAATATCAATAAGTTATGTGTAACCAATTAACTATAgttaaaagggttaatttctaaaggctaatcacctgtaaaactaccgatttttcaattttttttcaataacaccctcatCTTGTGAAAACCTCAATAGCactctatttcgtatttttacgtttcaatagcactctaaaacattaaattgaactctttttatttggataaaagtcaaaacaaatcctttatatttaccatatattctaaataatatttaatgttataaaaactacaaaaaaattCTATTCTCCACATATTTAAAGAtgattaatgataaaaaattatttaataaaaataattaattttccgaCCAATCGCCACCTTCTTAAAATCTGTTACCGACTCTTTCGAACTATCACCGCCACGAAACatgccaattttttttaaaaaaaatagtgttCTTCGTTTTTGAGGAAGAACAACAGTTCTTCCTTGTTCAGAACTCGTCCTCCATGGAGCTTATAAAGTACCGAATTGCTCAAAAGATCGAAGTATTCCCACGAGCTTCCGACCATCTCGCAGAAGCACCAGTAGCTTCTCTGAAGCAAAAGACCAAACAGTTAACAACAACAAAAATCCTCAAATGCAAGCATAAATGGAAGAGTGaaatatttgaacttttaaaCATGAACATTCCAGTGCTTATAAACAGTGCCTCCTTAACACCAAATTACCAATTTCTGCTACAAATTCTACTAAATTCAAATTCTCACATTAAAGATAAGGAACATAACAAGAGCTTATTGTCAAGATAGCTAGCAAGAGAAGTAGAAAGGTAAATATCTTCCAAGCCCGCCCAAGACTTTGATAATTTCAAACTCTTTAACTTTTTCGGCACTGCAAAAATTACCGAAAATTTTCACTGAACTCATCCAACAAATATAGCATTGGCTGTTCAAGATTCCACCTTTAACGCAGCACAGAATCgctcgtcctcccatggaggaggaGATGGGCGAGAACAGATCTCGTCCTCCATGAGGACGAGATCTGTtcgtcctccatgggaggacgagaacagctcgtcctcccatggaAGCCGATGGCAGATTGAGGTCCATGAGTAtgagatttgatatttttttattttttatttaaattagtggAGAATAGGGCTTGTTTGGACGTTTTTTAAGTTAGGGAATTTGTTAGTATttgttcaattaaaaaaaagtataaaatgatcctttcatttagttattttataaaatttaatccttacaataataaaattatctatttttttcaatttagggtgctattgaaacgttaAAATACGAAATAGAGTGCTATTGAGGTTTTTACAGGATGGGGGTgttattgcaaaaaatttaaaaggtcggtagttttacaggtgattagccattcctaaaaaaatcatgaacttttcacgaaatttcattttaatcatgacctttaaaagttgtcatttaaaggcacaaactttcattttatttcaaatctatcaccaaagtaaaatttgatgtattttatctgaatcctagatactctaactgaaagataataagatttgatgttgattaataacttgggtttttaattaatggtttagtgaaaaaatttagtcaataaaaatacactgaaatgatgaatttgaaacaatatgaaagttcgtgcctttaaatagtaacttttaaaggtcatgattaaaatgaaatttcgtataaagttcgtgatttttttagaaattaaccctagttaaaattatataagtGTTGGATGTCAAACTGATATGTAGtgtattcaatttattttacaaaCGCTCTTTCTCTCCAagtattaaaaacaataattaagtTATGTgtaattatattacttaaatgTATTAATCAAGTGTATTTATTACTATTAGGTGTGTGACATTTTAAAGATTAATAGATTGGGAACATTAATGAATTAAAGAAGAATTTAAGAAGTGAAAGTTATGTTATATATGTAGTTGAATCAATTAGCTggaaatatattaatataatgaCCTATTCAATCAAAAAGCTCATgtactttcaattttttatttatctattctctttttaaaatttattattcaatagattttatatttttattttctctttagtaaatttttttatgaaaataaattatgaacGTATGGTTCAACCTTACTAAAATGATCAATATAAATggtccttatatttttaaatatttttttttcaaattattttattcagtGTAAGTTTTTGtagttataaatttttgtttatctAATTTTCAATGATGTTTTCATCGTGTCAAGTTAGATGGACATTTAAATTGGATTCCACGCGCGTTTCACAGTAAATACTATAATGTATCTTTTTTTCCgtgtcaaaataaattaaatataaaaatacaaatttaaaaaaatgcagggTCATAAAGATGGATTTGACCTTAATTGAATGATGTTCTTATGATGGTGCCTAGCTCCAAAAGACATGCTGCATTTCACATGGGAACATTTATGGGAAATTGACATTATTATTACTATGATCCATGACGATTCCCAACCATTTGAAAAGGGGTTTCGTGCATTTCTCCATGCCAAAGTGGAATTTATTGTCAATGTCAGCTCCATTTAGGAGGTTGATGTTGAGTATGTAAATGtccttttgaccaaaaaaaattaaagcccCTTGCAAAATGTACTATTAATAATGTCATGAACGGGATGCGCCATAATCATGGTACTGCCTGCGGTGTCTCCATGATCTCCACCACGGCCGTAATCGTGGTGTTGCACATGGTGTTTCCACAATCTCCACCACGACGATGATGTGGTCAATGGTGGTTTTGGTCTTCAAGTGACACACTCATAAACAAAAGTAAATGTCGTTTTTCACTTCGTCACAGTTGCACCCGTATTGTAGTGCTCCCCATGGTAAGtgttaaaacaattttaaaataaatttcagaACATAAACATATAATAATTGAGTAAAAATCATAAGCATAATTCCAACAACTTCTCTACTATGTATAtgatatttatttgaaaaaatcttCAAACATTTTGCTCCAAAACAAAATCTTGAAATGAGATAAGATAAGATATTATGTTCATTAGAAACAGAAATATGCAccaaaagtaaagaaaaagtgATGATAAAAATGGACAACCTAGTAATAAAAGATGATGAAGAAAATGAGGTTAAACAAGAAGACCCCATGTGTACCAAATCGAGGTGACAATAGGAAGTGAGTGCATAGTAAAGGGATCATGCGTATAAATGATGTGCCTCTAATACGGTCAGTGGTTAGCTCTTGGATCTTACCTCCAGCACCTCACATGACCAAGATATACAAATATACCCacccttttttattttcttttaactcTTTGTCACATGAGCCAAATTCTTTCAAATCATGCAATTCTATCACATAATTGCATGTCCTATTATGGTAGAAATTTATGACTTATTTGAACCGGTGAAAGattaaatcattttttatttctattcaaATGATTTGTTGAATGATTATTCTcaatcaattatttattatgaataaTTCTTACTTTTAGTGAGTGAGTGGTATGCTTTATGCTTCCTTTTGTATGCCTTTATATAATCACCCTAAttgtttctcttttatttttaatgggAACGAGAAGTTCTTTTTTTTAGGATAAATGGGAACGAGAAGTTAAGGTGACATTGAGTGGGATACCTACTTATTTAGCTTAAAGTAGtttgttaaatatataattgCAAGCAtgtaattagttaatttattccTTTATGTTTTTGTATGGTAACTAAATtccttttttccttttaagACATATCAATCAAACTTAAAAGTTGTAGTTATCAGAAAATAGTTCAACTTTTTATAGTAtagaaaaaattcataattttgaaagaaaatagGATTGTCTCAAGTTATAATGGACATGGGAGATTGAATTCATTTAATTTGcacatttcatttaaattaaatggcgtataatttaatttaattcttacacttttgatctattttttttttaaataagaatcGAACAAACTAATCATTGAAAATGCATCCAAACATTCTAGATAGGATGATACTCCTTTAGCAACTCAACAACCGAAACGGTATAGActaaataaatttgatattttatgtttatgagaacttgataaattttaatttttattgagaGTGGTGTTCATAGTGATAaataatgaatttaaaaattaaattactttaaattaATGACTTGTTCTCAGTCtatttctaaaaacaaaaaattatattttttaaagaaaacttTATATTCATCTTCAATCATTAACATCAactattatttctttttatttaatacaatAATTGAATTTCTTTTATATTCCATTAATACAATAATTGACGGCCTAATGCCATAAAAAAATCCGATCTTTTAGCCCCGTTCTAATcatatcctgacgttgaaactggtcaattttatcatatttcgcattttatcgtttcaattgtactccgattttttaatttttgtcaaattttttacttaaatgataaaattaattttttttccatttaaaaaaatacaaataagtcatttatttttaaaaaccaactaaaaatcataatcaaattaaaattaatttaaatttttaattaatttaactaaatgagaataaattttaaacacatacaattactatatgctagacatggagaatgtttttgaaattttttcaaatgaaaaagacgtcaatttaatatttcagggtacaatttaaacacaaaaatggaaaaatggtaaaattgaccagtttttaaCGTTAAGGTAGGATTAAAAAAGAGATAAAAGGTCAgaattttttaaggcattatGCCATAATTGACTCTCTCTTATTTACGCTAACaagattatttatataattattatctaTATTCTCTTATACTCTTATTCATGTATATCTCGCACAATAACCACTAACTAGCTAGCTATTAATTATCTCTAGCCTCTAGCTAATATCTGCATGTGGACTGTGTGTGTGGGTGATCGTAGAAGATCCGCCATTACTGACCAGCAGCATGATTCCGAGGAGAAATTCCATATATACTCATTATGGAATGCTGCATAGTCTAAAGCTGATATGAAAAACTGTACACCAGcccatttatttattcatttcacTATAGGCATTATTACACGTAGGTACAAATTAACACATCACAATCAGAAATAAATCTGTCTcacaaagaaaataataatctgGATCAGTTAATAAGAACATTTTTTCACTAATTATAGTAATTATAGTAATCTGATAATGAACGAATCAATGGTGTCAGCGTCCGAAGCACACGTGTGTTGTAGCTTGAAAGGTGATGGAGATTGGTTTTATAAGGTTGAGACATGGAAATAATTAAGAAGGAAAGCTGCCGGATGCAGTCATTTTCTTGAATGGACTTGCTGTTCACTTTCTTCCTAACACCATTAGCTGTTTGATTGCTACTCTTATCTGCCTTTTAACCATATATGTAACACCATCCCTAAATTACATAATTGACTTCATTTTAATAATGTAGGAACATTATACAACACAACCAACCATTACGCTATATCATTCATGCAATGAACCAATAGTGCGTTAGttatgtggaaaattgaatgataaaaagaatatataataattaaaagattttctaCCGCAAATGTTCATTGATTTATTGTAAAAATGACATGACGGTTATATGTTATAAACACTCAGGCTAAAGTTGATgaattaatttacaattaaaggAAGAAAGAAGCATATACTTGACATTGGGTGCCTAACATCCTATCACACCAAATGCGTGAATAAAAAAGATAAGTGGGTGTAACAGTCACCAAAAACAGCCAATTTTGTGCCTTTTTCGTTCTATATATCAACAACTAGGTTTTGGATTTGCATATGTATGTGAGGCCCCAGTTAAACCTGCTTCTGTTTCTACTGCTTTCTATATCAGCTTAGAGCAGGTAAAGAGTTCCAAAGGGATCGCATTGATCTAATATTTTACCTGAAATGAGTTAATTATCATCTAATTACCTCATTTTCATTCGATCATGCTATCCCTTAGGAAGTCTCTATCAGCAGCTCTAAATTTACACATACGATCTCCAATGATCCTCCAGGTAACATAATTATCTTGGATTCCTTTTGATTAATGAGCATTTACTCATTGTTTTAAGCTTTCATGTCCAAGATGAAATTGTGTTTGTAATTGTGTCTTATACATCTGTGCATGTATATTTAATTCATGTCCTATTACTTGtaagtttgattttggtttcaCTAAAAAGACATTCAATCACTGCAAATTAATGtatagatttattaaaaaaattaatatttatgtttGTCTTAATTAAATTACCTAttaatttgggacggagggagtctTAGAGTAGTAATTAATTAAGTGAAAATTAGATATTTAGTGATTCAACAAGGATGCTTTGTTTATACTCTTTAGCAGACATAAGCACATGCATGAATGAAACTGAGTAAGAAGGAATATATGCTTTTAAAGAATTGGCCGGCCAGATTTAGAATATTGCCCTAGTTTCAAGATTTTTAGTGCATGCATGGATAAAGATCTGCGTTTTGATTTCTATATATCTTTATGACTACAGATATATTTACCGTGCATCTAttactaaataattaattgaggCACTCATGTCTGTATAATATATAGCCATACATCTTAATTTTTGTTCTATCCATCTATGATTATGacaaaagtatttttttttataattggggagggTTTGTGAGAgaatttgaacccacgaccatTTGTTGCTTAACACTTATATCTTTTGAGTTATAGTTCATTGgtgacaaaaatatattttaacagtgagtgtttattttatataaccGTTGTGCCATGTCATTTTAACAACAAGTCAATGAGCATTTGCAAtagaaaatcttttaattaatttttttatcattcaattttccacataaCTAACACATTATTGGTTCGTTACACGAATGACATGACACAATAATTTTCCTTTAACAGTATGATATGTTAATTCTAagagttttaataattatatatccaaTAAAATCAATGTATCAGAATTTcgtcttatttttttaatattttcacgtacgtacGATGCCGTCTTG is part of the Mercurialis annua linkage group LG3, ddMerAnnu1.2, whole genome shotgun sequence genome and encodes:
- the LOC126675339 gene encoding uncharacterized protein LOC126675339, whose product is MVKTPYGIKYANHIITNHFGDQVAKVCECLLLKGPLTIQSIMQFTQLNHKQVKNTLLVLVQHNCAQAFRYGDDPKLIPHYIAVFDNILHRVRFSKFLAIVSQDLDKLCVDIVEGLLQHGRLNVKQIVDRVNSSQREGNSVGVDALQESLRKLIIARFIEHCPAPEPILAPPTEEEVRAKKRSAKSAKIAVESATLEQSVIAAAVPMDAKRFSVDLEAELNVNGEKDHNKFPEKHAGEKRKLEASEPNIDGEAAENDIVVWRANFEEFIHRLRHKACVENVRARLDDGAAIVLSAMLDASRPEEKKVKTASSVPLSLNSIYEEVIQSEKGRNMTFDHVRAALIQLNSPPPFINEADDLFNIDFKHIIEVAQSDEVESIVLKRYGKDAYKMFRLLSKAGRLLETDKISDTVFAEKKETTKILYKMWQDDYLLMEKLVAGTATFLLWKINKHTLWEHVLDEMFHACLNLSIRVAHELEQQKEILNLPPEKRVGPSKDKYEKLKKMRFLMESSQLKIDDAIMLFHDF